A stretch of the Arachis stenosperma cultivar V10309 chromosome 6, arast.V10309.gnm1.PFL2, whole genome shotgun sequence genome encodes the following:
- the LOC130933084 gene encoding fructokinase-like 1, chloroplastic → MAFSLHHHLLLPLPPSLHHSPNSAKWKPPTHSKLSTSATATDNTNGAVVETPKRRGRKTKKSGTEPTTTKPENGTMEPQNAEPDSDSEYEYDDGINFPYEDPPLVCCFGALQKEFLPTVRVHEFQMHPDIYSEWKMLQWDPPEFSRAPGGPPSNVAVAHVRLGGRAAVMGKVGKDSLGEEMVLMLNKEKVQTRGVKFDDGVRTACSYMKVKFEEGKMKMVMAKDCAEDSLRRDELNLAVLKEARIFHFNSEVLTCPSMASTLFKAIKWSKKFGSLVFFDLNLPLPLWRSRDETREIIKRAWNEADIIEISRTELEFLLDEEYYERKRNYQPQYYSESYEQTKNRRDYYHYTAEEISPLWHDHLKFLFVTDGTIRVHYYTPSFDGMVIGTEDVLITPFTCDRTGSGDAVVAAILRKLTTCPEMFENQDVLERQLRFAIAAGIIAQWTIGAVRGFPTESATQNLKEQVYVPSLW, encoded by the exons ATGGCTTTCTCACTccaccaccacctcctcctccCCCTTCCACCCTCCCTCCACCATTCTCCAAACTCCGCAAAATGGAAACCTCCAACCCATTCCAAACTCTCGACCTCCGCCACCGCTACCGACAACACAAACGGCGCCGTAGTTGAAACCCCAAAACGACGCGGCAGGAAGACGAAGAAATCCGGAACTGAACCAACAACAACCAAGCCCGAAAACGGCACCATGGAACCCCAAAACGCAGAACCTGATTCAGATTCGGAATACGAATACGACGACGGAATCAATTTCCCTTACGAGGACCCGCCATTGGTGTGCTGTTTCGGCGCGCTGCAGAAGGAGTTCCTCCCGACGGTTCGCGTGCACGAGTTCCAGATGCATCCTGACATATACTCCGAGTGGAAGATGCTCCAGTGGGACCCGCCGGAGTTCTCCCGGGCCCCCGGTGGCCCCCCGTCGAACGTGGCGGTGGCGCACGTGAGGCTCGGAGGGCGGGCCGCGGTGATGGGGAAGGTCGGGAAAGACTCGCTTGGAGAGGAGATGGTGCTGATGCTGAACAAGGAGAAGGTGCAGACGAGAGGGGTGAAGTTCGATGATGGTGTTAGGACTGCGTGTTCTTACATGAAGGTGAAGTTTGAGGAGGGGAAGATGAAGATGGTAATGGCTAAGGATTGTGCTGAGGATTCTTTGCGTCGTGATGAGTTGAATCTTGCTGTTTTGAAAGAG GCTAGGATCTTCCATTTCAATTCAGAAGTTCTTACATGCCCCTCAATGGCATCGACTCTTTTCAAAGCAATTAAGTGGTCTAAAAAGTTTGGCAGCCTTGTATTTTTCGATTTGAACCTGCCATTACCTCTTTGGAGATCACGTGATGAGACgagagaaataataaaaagagcATGGAACGAAGCTGACATCATTGAAATTTCAAGAACGGAGCTAGAATTCCTTCTAGATGAAGAATATTATGAGAGGAAGAGAAACTATCAGCCCCAATACTATTCGGAGAGTTATGAACAAACCAAGAATCGACGGGATTATTACCATTACACCGCTGAGGAAATCTCACCTTTGTGGCATGATCACCTTAAGTTCCTGTTTGTTACTGATGGTACTATTAGGGTTCACTATTATACCCCATCTTTTGATGGGATGGTGATTGGAACCGAAGATGTGCTCATAACCCCATTTACTTGTGATAGAACTGGCTCCGGCGATGCCGTTGTTGCTGCTATTTTAAGAAAACTAACCACCTGCCCAGAAATGTTTGAAAATCAAGATGTTTTGGAGAGACAACTACGCTTTGCTATTGCAGCGGGAATCATAGCGCAATGGACTATTGGCGCTGTTAGAGGTTTCCCTACTGAAAGTGCCACCCAGAATCTCAAAGAACAAGTTTATGTGCCTTCATTGTGGTGA
- the LOC130932817 gene encoding WRKY transcription factor 23-like: MEKKEIMMSVKMEDASSLFSNNIPLWSVFDLCQETEEKGSLGFMDLLGVHQDYYNGGGGGGGGAPLLADNNSPSQVTVKECPSNSETQQQPPTTPKSSTTTSASPLSSSVSTTTTVDQAAPLSQHADKLLKAKKTNGKKREREARYAFMTKSEVDHLEDGYRWRKYGQKAVKNSPFPRSYYRCTSGSCNVKKRVERSFTDPTIVVTTYEGQHTHPSPLLMPRSSSSSSSMPQTYFSHQHYLHPHHQQLLFNTFPSLDYPPPPPPSSSQDTTNNNALFPLSDHGLLQDVLPSHMFKQE, translated from the exons ATGGAGAAGAAGGAGATAATGATGAGTGTGAAGATGGAAGATGCGTCATCACTATTCAGCAATAACATTCCATTATGGAGCGTGTTTGATTTGTGTCAAGAAACAGAGGAGAAGGGTTCTTTAGGGTTTATGGATCTACTTGGTGTGCATCAAGACTACTACAacggtggtggtggtggtggtggtggtgctcCTCTGCTTGCTGATAATAATTCTCCATCTCAGGTAACTGTGAAAGAGTGTCCTTCAAATTCAGAGACTCAACAGCAACCTCCTACTACTCCAAAGTCTTCAACTACTACTTCAGCTTCACCTCTTTCATCATCCGTGTCCACCACTACTACTGTGGACCAAGCTGCACCGTTATCTCAACACGCCGACAAACT GTTGAAGGCGAAGAAGACAAATGGgaagaaaagagagagggaAGCTCGATACGCGTTCATGACAAAAAGCGAGGTGGATCATCTCGAAGACGGTTACAGATGGAGAAAGTACGGCCAAAAAGCTGTCAAAAACAGCCCCTTTCCAAG gAGCTATTATCGTTGCACCAGTGGATCATGTAATGTGAAGAAGCGTGTGGAAAGGTCTTTCACTGATCCAACAATTGTGGTCACAACATATGAAGGTCAACACACACATCCAAGTCCACTTCTAATGCCTCgctcttcatcatcatcatcatcaatgccTCAAACCTACTTCTCTCACCAACACTATCTACACCCACATCATCAACAACTCTTATTTAATACATTCCCTTCTCTTGAttatcctcctcctcctcctccttcttcatcTCAGGACACCACCAATAACAATGCATTATTTCCTCTAAGCGACCATGGCcttcttcaagatgttcttccTTCACATATGTTCAAGCAAGAGTAG
- the LOC130933609 gene encoding uncharacterized protein LOC130933609, with amino-acid sequence MERGDGGCGGGLSHASHDSHGSSVSIRRRKVNTHDGSCFCGLKTVIKKSGTAENPNRLFHACPRYKKGSHCNYFKWVDDDEFEVVSVCSTKKDAGADMEVEGENDEWRVKVAWKLGTLEAEVIALKLLMILLFVVVVILCCFLCTSK; translated from the exons ATGGAGAGAGGAGATGGTGGTTGTGGTGGCGGTTTGTCACATGCATCGCACGACAGTCATGGATCCAGTGTTTCGATACGAAGGAGGAAGGTGAATACTCATGATGGATCATGTTTCTGTGGGCTGAAGACTGTGATTAAGAAATCTGGGACAGCAGAGAATCCGAATAGATTGTTCCATGCATGTCCAAGGTACAAG AAGGGCAGTCACTGCAATTATTTTAAGTgggttgatgatgatgaatttGAAGTAGTGAGTGTGTGTAGTACAAAGAAAGACGCAGGAGCTGATATGGAGGTTGAaggtgagaatgatgaatgGAGGGTGAAAGTGGCATGGAAGTTGGGCACTTTGGAAGCTGAAGTTATAGCTTTGAAACTGCTAATGATTTTGTTGTTTGTAGTAGTTGTGATACTTTGTTGTTTCTTATGTACTTCTAAATGA